One stretch of Oncorhynchus keta strain PuntledgeMale-10-30-2019 chromosome 18, Oket_V2, whole genome shotgun sequence DNA includes these proteins:
- the clasrp gene encoding CLK4-associating serine/arginine rich protein isoform X1 — translation MWQEARKHERKLRGMMVDYKRRGERRREYYEKIKKDPAQFLQVHGRAYKIHLDSAVALAAESPINMMPWQGDANNMIDRFDVRAHLDFILTYTPPLLSTATPEQESEERKCNYERYRGLVQNDFASISEEQCLYQIQMDELYGGLQRPNEDEKKKLAKEKATIGYTYEDSTVTEPGEEEEKGEEDDSENSESEEDEGIPDIDVEVDVDELNTEQELDLNKMANPYGMAEGDFVRMLRKDKDEVEAIKHAKALEAEKAMYSGRRSRRQRREFREKRLKGRQISPPSYARRDSPTYDPYKRPQSESSSESRSRSRSPGPEKITFITSFGGSDEEAAAATQAPPPVHSGHTPANLLQHPAGHSRGSRRRRSSSSPSSSSSHSSTHRSSSRSSSHSRRDRRHGGGRDGRHSRSRRRSDSRSRGRGANGGGGSRRRYDRTQSRSNDRDRERERDRDRDVGRRFAARRRTRSSSNSRQGDRARPGGGRRTSGGHRRGVSSSPSPSQSPQPSCSPSPSHRGGPPSATALCDKLRKPDTPGGKETGAAKPKMTPQEKLKIRMQKALNRQSKADKKAAQAKVTQQENKRAEREGELRAMARKIRMKERERREKERDEWERQYGRQSHSPSPSKYGRDHSSSRRRSRSRSRSPYYRY, via the exons ATGTGGCAGGAGGCCCGCAAACATGAGCGCAAGCTGCGCGGCATGATGGTGGACTACAAACGCCGCGGCGAGCGCCGGCGAGAGTACTACGAGAAGATC AAAAAGGACCCGGCTCAGTTCCTTCAGGTTCACGGCCGGGCCTATAAGATCCATCTGGACTCGGCCGTGGCGCTCGCCGCAGAAAGCCCCATCAACAT GATGCCCTGGCAGGGAGACGCCAACAACATGATTGACAGGTTTGACGTGAgggcacacctggacttcatacTCACCTACACCCCTCCGCTCCTCAGCACAGC CACCCCAGAACAGGAGTCGGAGGAGAGGAAGTGCAACTATGAGCGTTACAGGGGCCTAGTGCAGAACGACTTTGCCAGCA TCTCTGAGGAGCAGTGTTTGTACCAGATCCAAATGGACGAGCTCTATGGTGGCCTGCAGAGGCCAAATGAGGATGAGAAGAAAAA GCTTGCTAAAGAGAAGGCTACCATTGGCTACACGTACGAGGACAGCACTGTTACGGAGcctggggaggaggaagagaaaggggaggaggatgACTCTGAGAACAGCGAATCGGAGGAGGACGAGGGCATCCCAGACATTG ACGTGGAGGTGGACGTTGACGAGCTCAACACGGAGCAGGAGTTGGATCTGAACAAGATGGCCAACCCATATGGAATGGCAGAGGGAGATTTTGTCAG GATGCTGAGGAAAGACAAGGATGAGGTGGAGGCCATTAAACACGCCAAGGCTCTGGAGGCAGAGAAGGCCATGTACTCG GGCCGTCGCTCtcgcagacagaggagggagttcagagagaagagactgaagGGCAGACAGATCAGCCCACCCAG CTATGCCAGGAGAGACAGCCCAACCTACGATCCCTACAAACG gCCCCAGTCGGAGTCCAGTTCGGAGTCACGGTCCCGCTCCCGTTCCCCAGGCCCAGAGAAGATCACATTCATCACCAGCTTTGGAGGCAGTGACGAGGAGGCTGCCGCGGCAACCCAAGCTCCACCCCCTGTCCACTCCGGCCACACTCCCGCCAACTTGCTGCAACACCCCGCAGGTCATAGCAGGGGCTCCCG cAGACGCCGCTCTTCCTCCagcccttcctcctcttcctcccactctTCCACTCATCGCTCCTCCTCTCGTTCCTCCTCTCACTCACGCCGCGACAGACGCcacggaggagggagggatggacgaCATTCCCGGTCGAGGCGGCGCTCCGACTCACGGTCCCGGGGCAGAGGAGCCAACGGAGGAGGGGGGTCACGGAGGAGATACGACCGGACACAGTCACGCTCAAATGACCGGGACAGGGAGCGAGaacgggacagagacagggacgtGGGTCGTCGCTTCGCAGCACGCAGACGCACACG GTCCAGCTCTAACTCTCGGCAGGGGGACCGTGCCAGGCCCGGGGGGGGTAGGCGGACTTCAGGAGGGCATCGGAGGGGGGTCAGCAGCAGCCCTAGCCCCTCCCAGTCCCCCCAGCCCAGctgctccccctccccctcacacaGAGGAGGCCCGCCCTCTGCCACTGCTCTCTGTGACAAGCTGAGAAA gcCTGATACTCCGGGTGGTAAAGAGACAGGAGCTGCCAAA CCCAAGATGACCCCGCAGGAGAAGCTGAAGATACGCATGCAGAAGGCCCTCAACAGGCAGT CCAAGGCGGATAAGAAAGCAGCCCAGGCGAAAGTCACTCAGCAGGAAAATAAGCGAGCG GAGCGCGAGGGAGAGCTCAGAGCCATGGCACGCAAGATCCGCATGAa GGAGCGTGAGcgtcgggagaaagagagggacgagTGGGAGAGACAGTACGGACGACAAAGCCACTCGCCCTCCCCATCTAAATATG gtcGCGACCACAGCTCATCCAGAAG GAGGTCCCGTTCCCGGTCGAGGAGTCCATATTACCGATACTAA
- the clasrp gene encoding CLK4-associating serine/arginine rich protein isoform X2, producing the protein MWQEARKHERKLRGMMVDYKRRGERRREYYEKIKKDPAQFLQVHGRAYKIHLDSAVALAAESPINMMPWQGDANNMIDRFDVRAHLDFILTYTPPLLSTATPEQESEERKCNYERYRGLVQNDFASISEEQCLYQIQMDELYGGLQRPNEDEKKKLAKEKATIGYTYEDSTVTEPGEEEEKGEEDDSENSESEEDEGIPDIDVEVDVDELNTEQELDLNKMANPYGMAEGDFVRMLRKDKDEVEAIKHAKALEAEKAMYSGRRSRRQRREFREKRLKGRQISPPSYARRDSPTYDPYKRPQSESSSESRSRSRSPGPEKITFITSFGGSDEEAAAATQAPPPVHSGHTPANLLQHPAGHSRGSRRRSSSSPSSSSSHSSTHRSSSRSSSHSRRDRRHGGGRDGRHSRSRRRSDSRSRGRGANGGGGSRRRYDRTQSRSNDRDRERERDRDRDVGRRFAARRRTRSSSNSRQGDRARPGGGRRTSGGHRRGVSSSPSPSQSPQPSCSPSPSHRGGPPSATALCDKLRKPDTPGGKETGAAKPKMTPQEKLKIRMQKALNRQSKADKKAAQAKVTQQENKRAEREGELRAMARKIRMKERERREKERDEWERQYGRQSHSPSPSKYGRDHSSSRRRSRSRSRSPYYRY; encoded by the exons ATGTGGCAGGAGGCCCGCAAACATGAGCGCAAGCTGCGCGGCATGATGGTGGACTACAAACGCCGCGGCGAGCGCCGGCGAGAGTACTACGAGAAGATC AAAAAGGACCCGGCTCAGTTCCTTCAGGTTCACGGCCGGGCCTATAAGATCCATCTGGACTCGGCCGTGGCGCTCGCCGCAGAAAGCCCCATCAACAT GATGCCCTGGCAGGGAGACGCCAACAACATGATTGACAGGTTTGACGTGAgggcacacctggacttcatacTCACCTACACCCCTCCGCTCCTCAGCACAGC CACCCCAGAACAGGAGTCGGAGGAGAGGAAGTGCAACTATGAGCGTTACAGGGGCCTAGTGCAGAACGACTTTGCCAGCA TCTCTGAGGAGCAGTGTTTGTACCAGATCCAAATGGACGAGCTCTATGGTGGCCTGCAGAGGCCAAATGAGGATGAGAAGAAAAA GCTTGCTAAAGAGAAGGCTACCATTGGCTACACGTACGAGGACAGCACTGTTACGGAGcctggggaggaggaagagaaaggggaggaggatgACTCTGAGAACAGCGAATCGGAGGAGGACGAGGGCATCCCAGACATTG ACGTGGAGGTGGACGTTGACGAGCTCAACACGGAGCAGGAGTTGGATCTGAACAAGATGGCCAACCCATATGGAATGGCAGAGGGAGATTTTGTCAG GATGCTGAGGAAAGACAAGGATGAGGTGGAGGCCATTAAACACGCCAAGGCTCTGGAGGCAGAGAAGGCCATGTACTCG GGCCGTCGCTCtcgcagacagaggagggagttcagagagaagagactgaagGGCAGACAGATCAGCCCACCCAG CTATGCCAGGAGAGACAGCCCAACCTACGATCCCTACAAACG gCCCCAGTCGGAGTCCAGTTCGGAGTCACGGTCCCGCTCCCGTTCCCCAGGCCCAGAGAAGATCACATTCATCACCAGCTTTGGAGGCAGTGACGAGGAGGCTGCCGCGGCAACCCAAGCTCCACCCCCTGTCCACTCCGGCCACACTCCCGCCAACTTGCTGCAACACCCCGCAGGTCATAGCAGGGGCTCCCG ACGCCGCTCTTCCTCCagcccttcctcctcttcctcccactctTCCACTCATCGCTCCTCCTCTCGTTCCTCCTCTCACTCACGCCGCGACAGACGCcacggaggagggagggatggacgaCATTCCCGGTCGAGGCGGCGCTCCGACTCACGGTCCCGGGGCAGAGGAGCCAACGGAGGAGGGGGGTCACGGAGGAGATACGACCGGACACAGTCACGCTCAAATGACCGGGACAGGGAGCGAGaacgggacagagacagggacgtGGGTCGTCGCTTCGCAGCACGCAGACGCACACG GTCCAGCTCTAACTCTCGGCAGGGGGACCGTGCCAGGCCCGGGGGGGGTAGGCGGACTTCAGGAGGGCATCGGAGGGGGGTCAGCAGCAGCCCTAGCCCCTCCCAGTCCCCCCAGCCCAGctgctccccctccccctcacacaGAGGAGGCCCGCCCTCTGCCACTGCTCTCTGTGACAAGCTGAGAAA gcCTGATACTCCGGGTGGTAAAGAGACAGGAGCTGCCAAA CCCAAGATGACCCCGCAGGAGAAGCTGAAGATACGCATGCAGAAGGCCCTCAACAGGCAGT CCAAGGCGGATAAGAAAGCAGCCCAGGCGAAAGTCACTCAGCAGGAAAATAAGCGAGCG GAGCGCGAGGGAGAGCTCAGAGCCATGGCACGCAAGATCCGCATGAa GGAGCGTGAGcgtcgggagaaagagagggacgagTGGGAGAGACAGTACGGACGACAAAGCCACTCGCCCTCCCCATCTAAATATG gtcGCGACCACAGCTCATCCAGAAG GAGGTCCCGTTCCCGGTCGAGGAGTCCATATTACCGATACTAA
- the LOC118396810 gene encoding zinc finger protein 219-like isoform X2 — MSRRKQGSRPQHLSAIQDAPEPSDTAAPSPLEEWGPLPQVRGREESRDLLTCGQCDQAFPLARILAFIQHKQGGCRSRNHDPNTHTPPSPANRTQQRGAVTQVEAGFVELRRVTDRSKAEEHSVKVEPNITEEPSCFTCQLCECVLPSAWALLQHAQHTHSFSIYQEDGEEEEKMGRGGHQHSKTAATLDPCQLSHTLATAFHPSALRLPHIFRPRQNRRPASHASSTPSPRERQALNFCLRELAEGVNTTAGVLVPSPSPSPPAVSSFPQCGPAQVGFPCELCGQGFHSLRSLSAHRRTHACERPYHCGLCDQAFAQSGQLARHMRSHRSETGVGREGYEGMEVGLVGEDEGGRQGMRERFIMQGAGEAVLSGAPGERETSEVDLSLSKHHSPDSGLILLSSQPGGPDMSLLRLFQPQGELADDEVEGQEEPQHASPCASPSEGSLESGETGGSGESGIASGNCTPKRPEREDRAPVGGEWESERDGEMADGAKEWFAGGSSEVVQEWQRESEQTGGGNGVISSNSGSNDGGSGKKKKEEACEYCGKQFRNSSNLTVHRRSHTGERPYQCGLCSYACAQSSKLTRHMKTHGAHGARAPFLCQLCGVPFTVYATLEKHLKKVHGLSHASVGTYTQASAADVNWALVQMDDRVVIKMEEDEATTDQTENNMAAMVEMGLEAEENQKGEVDGTVSPAVVEDSVGELPAEGRVDVGSA; from the exons ATGTCCAGACGCAAACAAGGCAGCCGACCGCAACACCTGAGTGCAATTCAAG ATGCCCCTGAGCCCTCGGACACTGCCGCTCCTTCGCCATTAGAGGAGTGGGGGCCCCTTCCCCAGGTCAGGGGTCGTGAGGAGAGTCGTGACCTACTGACCTGTGGGCAGTGCGATCAGGCCTTCCCTCTCGCCCGCATCCTGGCCTTCATCCAGCACAAACAGGGGGGCTGCCGCTCCCGGAATCACGACCCCAACactcacacccctccctccccagccaACCGGACACAGCAACGCGGTGCTGTCACTCAGGTAGAGGCTGGGTTCGTGGAGCTGAGGAGAGTGACGGACAGGTCCAAAGCGGAGGAGCATAGTGTGAAGGTGGAGCCTAACATAACAG AAGAGCCGTCCTGCTTTACCTGCcagctgtgtgagtgtgtgttgccCTCTGCCTGGGCCCTGCTCCAACACGCCCAGCACACACACTCCTTCAGCATCTACCAGGaggacggggaggaggaggagaagatgggaaGAGGGGGTCACCAGCACTCCAAAACTGCAGCCACCCTGGATCCCTGTCAACTGAGCCACACCCTGGCCACCGCCTTCCACCCTTCCGCTCTGCGTCTGCCCCACATCTTCCGTCCACGGCAGAACCGCAGGCCAGCTTCTCATGCCAGCTCCACCCCTTCCCCCAGAGAACgacaggccctcaacttctgtctGAGGGAGCTTGCTGAGGGCGTTAACACCACCGCTGGTGTTCTGGTCCCCTCTCCGTCGCCGTCCCCCCCGGCCGTATCTTCCTTCCCCCAGTGTGGACCCGCCCAGGTGGGTTTTCCCTGTGAGCTGTGTGGCCAGGGCTTCCATTCCCTACGCAGCCTGTCAGCCCACCGGAGGACCCACGCATGCGAGCGTCCCTACCACTGTGGCTTGTGTGACCAGGCCTTTGCCCAGAGTGGTCAGCTGGCTCGCCACATGAGGAGTCACCGCAGTGAGACGGGCGTGGGTAGAGAGGGCTACGAGGGGATGGAGGTGGGGCTGGTAGGGGAGGATGAGGGGGGTCGgcaggggatgagagagaggtttATAATGCAGGGGGCAGGAGAAGCGGTGTTGAGTGGAGcaccaggagagagggagacctctGAGGTGGACCTGTCCCTCTCCAAGCATCACTCCCCAGACTCTGGACtgatccttctctcctcccagcctggaGGTCCAGACATGAGCCTGCTCAGGCTGTTCCAACCCCAGGGAGAGTTGGCAGATGATGAGGTGGAGGGACAAGAGGAGCCCCAGCACGCGTCCCCATGCGCCAGCCCCTCAGAGGGGTCACTGGAAAGCGGAGAGACTGGGGGCAGTGGGGAGAGTGGCATTGCCAGCGGAAACTGCACCCCCAAACGgccagagagggaggacagggctCCGGTAGGGGGGGAGTGGGAGAGCGAGCGGGACGGAGAGATGGCGGATGGAGCGAAGGAGTGGTTTGCAGGCGGGAGCAGCGAGGTGGTCCAGGAGTGGCAGAGGGAGAGCGAACAGACAGGAGGAGGAAACGGCGTCATCAGCAGTAACAGTGGTAGCAACGACGGGGGgtcagggaagaagaagaaggaggaggccTGTGAGTACTGTGGGAAACAGTTCCGGAACAGCAGCAACCTGACGGTGCACCGGCGCAGCCACACGGGAGAACGGCCCTACCAGTGTGGCCTGTGCAGCTACGCATGCGCCCAGAGCTCCAAGCTCACACGCCACATGAAGACCCATGGCGCCCACGGGGCCCGCGCCCCATTCCTGTGCCAGCTGTGCGGGGTGCCCTTCACTGTGTACGCCACCCTGGAGAAACACCTGAAGAAGGTGCACGGGCTGAGCCATGCCAGCGTCGGGACTTACACCCAGGCCAGCGCAGCTGATGTCAACTGGGCCCTTGTCCAAATGGATGACAGGGTGGTCatcaagatggaggaggatgaagcCACTACGGACCAgacagaaaacaacatggctgccaTGGTGGAGATGGGATTGGAGGCTGAGGAGAACCAGAAAGGGGAGGTGGATGGTACTGTCAGCCCAGCCGTAGTGGAGGATAGTGTGGGTGAGCTTCCTGCTGAAGGCCGTGTGGATGTGGGCTCAGCGTAA
- the LOC118396810 gene encoding zinc finger protein 219-like isoform X1 — MSRRKQGSRPQHLSAIQDAPEPSDTAAPSPLEEWGPLPQVRGREESRDLLTCGQCDQAFPLARILAFIQHKQGGCRSRNHDPNTHTPPSPANRTQQRGAVTQVEAGFVELRRVTDRSKAEEHSVKVEPNITAEEPSCFTCQLCECVLPSAWALLQHAQHTHSFSIYQEDGEEEEKMGRGGHQHSKTAATLDPCQLSHTLATAFHPSALRLPHIFRPRQNRRPASHASSTPSPRERQALNFCLRELAEGVNTTAGVLVPSPSPSPPAVSSFPQCGPAQVGFPCELCGQGFHSLRSLSAHRRTHACERPYHCGLCDQAFAQSGQLARHMRSHRSETGVGREGYEGMEVGLVGEDEGGRQGMRERFIMQGAGEAVLSGAPGERETSEVDLSLSKHHSPDSGLILLSSQPGGPDMSLLRLFQPQGELADDEVEGQEEPQHASPCASPSEGSLESGETGGSGESGIASGNCTPKRPEREDRAPVGGEWESERDGEMADGAKEWFAGGSSEVVQEWQRESEQTGGGNGVISSNSGSNDGGSGKKKKEEACEYCGKQFRNSSNLTVHRRSHTGERPYQCGLCSYACAQSSKLTRHMKTHGAHGARAPFLCQLCGVPFTVYATLEKHLKKVHGLSHASVGTYTQASAADVNWALVQMDDRVVIKMEEDEATTDQTENNMAAMVEMGLEAEENQKGEVDGTVSPAVVEDSVGELPAEGRVDVGSA; from the exons ATGTCCAGACGCAAACAAGGCAGCCGACCGCAACACCTGAGTGCAATTCAAG ATGCCCCTGAGCCCTCGGACACTGCCGCTCCTTCGCCATTAGAGGAGTGGGGGCCCCTTCCCCAGGTCAGGGGTCGTGAGGAGAGTCGTGACCTACTGACCTGTGGGCAGTGCGATCAGGCCTTCCCTCTCGCCCGCATCCTGGCCTTCATCCAGCACAAACAGGGGGGCTGCCGCTCCCGGAATCACGACCCCAACactcacacccctccctccccagccaACCGGACACAGCAACGCGGTGCTGTCACTCAGGTAGAGGCTGGGTTCGTGGAGCTGAGGAGAGTGACGGACAGGTCCAAAGCGGAGGAGCATAGTGTGAAGGTGGAGCCTAACATAACAG CAGAAGAGCCGTCCTGCTTTACCTGCcagctgtgtgagtgtgtgttgccCTCTGCCTGGGCCCTGCTCCAACACGCCCAGCACACACACTCCTTCAGCATCTACCAGGaggacggggaggaggaggagaagatgggaaGAGGGGGTCACCAGCACTCCAAAACTGCAGCCACCCTGGATCCCTGTCAACTGAGCCACACCCTGGCCACCGCCTTCCACCCTTCCGCTCTGCGTCTGCCCCACATCTTCCGTCCACGGCAGAACCGCAGGCCAGCTTCTCATGCCAGCTCCACCCCTTCCCCCAGAGAACgacaggccctcaacttctgtctGAGGGAGCTTGCTGAGGGCGTTAACACCACCGCTGGTGTTCTGGTCCCCTCTCCGTCGCCGTCCCCCCCGGCCGTATCTTCCTTCCCCCAGTGTGGACCCGCCCAGGTGGGTTTTCCCTGTGAGCTGTGTGGCCAGGGCTTCCATTCCCTACGCAGCCTGTCAGCCCACCGGAGGACCCACGCATGCGAGCGTCCCTACCACTGTGGCTTGTGTGACCAGGCCTTTGCCCAGAGTGGTCAGCTGGCTCGCCACATGAGGAGTCACCGCAGTGAGACGGGCGTGGGTAGAGAGGGCTACGAGGGGATGGAGGTGGGGCTGGTAGGGGAGGATGAGGGGGGTCGgcaggggatgagagagaggtttATAATGCAGGGGGCAGGAGAAGCGGTGTTGAGTGGAGcaccaggagagagggagacctctGAGGTGGACCTGTCCCTCTCCAAGCATCACTCCCCAGACTCTGGACtgatccttctctcctcccagcctggaGGTCCAGACATGAGCCTGCTCAGGCTGTTCCAACCCCAGGGAGAGTTGGCAGATGATGAGGTGGAGGGACAAGAGGAGCCCCAGCACGCGTCCCCATGCGCCAGCCCCTCAGAGGGGTCACTGGAAAGCGGAGAGACTGGGGGCAGTGGGGAGAGTGGCATTGCCAGCGGAAACTGCACCCCCAAACGgccagagagggaggacagggctCCGGTAGGGGGGGAGTGGGAGAGCGAGCGGGACGGAGAGATGGCGGATGGAGCGAAGGAGTGGTTTGCAGGCGGGAGCAGCGAGGTGGTCCAGGAGTGGCAGAGGGAGAGCGAACAGACAGGAGGAGGAAACGGCGTCATCAGCAGTAACAGTGGTAGCAACGACGGGGGgtcagggaagaagaagaaggaggaggccTGTGAGTACTGTGGGAAACAGTTCCGGAACAGCAGCAACCTGACGGTGCACCGGCGCAGCCACACGGGAGAACGGCCCTACCAGTGTGGCCTGTGCAGCTACGCATGCGCCCAGAGCTCCAAGCTCACACGCCACATGAAGACCCATGGCGCCCACGGGGCCCGCGCCCCATTCCTGTGCCAGCTGTGCGGGGTGCCCTTCACTGTGTACGCCACCCTGGAGAAACACCTGAAGAAGGTGCACGGGCTGAGCCATGCCAGCGTCGGGACTTACACCCAGGCCAGCGCAGCTGATGTCAACTGGGCCCTTGTCCAAATGGATGACAGGGTGGTCatcaagatggaggaggatgaagcCACTACGGACCAgacagaaaacaacatggctgccaTGGTGGAGATGGGATTGGAGGCTGAGGAGAACCAGAAAGGGGAGGTGGATGGTACTGTCAGCCCAGCCGTAGTGGAGGATAGTGTGGGTGAGCTTCCTGCTGAAGGCCGTGTGGATGTGGGCTCAGCGTAA